The following are encoded together in the Vigna unguiculata cultivar IT97K-499-35 chromosome 2, ASM411807v1, whole genome shotgun sequence genome:
- the LOC114173907 gene encoding glucan endo-1,3-beta-glucosidase 4-like isoform X1, translated as MQGMKLGRWLTSVLFLIVATVNNAVGAFVGVNIGTGVTDLPSASNLVAILKAHQITHVRLYDANEHMLQALSKTGIEVIVSVTDEEILGIGKSASVAAAWISNNVAAYMPFTNITAISVGSEVLTSVPKVASVLVPAMNHLHKALVASNLNFRVKISTPQSMDIISRPFPPSTATFNSSWNSTIYQLLQFLQNTNSSYMLNAYPYYGYTKGDGIFPIEYALFRPLSPVKQIVDPNTLFHYNSMFEAMVDATYYAIEAFNFNNIPIIITETGWPSFGAVNEPDATEKNAETYNNNLILRVLNGSGPPSQPKIALNTYLYELFNEDKRKGPVSEKNWGVFYANGSSVYPLSFSGSNLSNGNSLGSFCVAKDDSDTDKLQAGLSWACGQGQANCVAIQPGRPCYSPNNVKSHASYAYNDYYQKMHNAGGTCDFDGTATTTTEDPSYGSCIYAGSANSSIGGRSSSSTAIGLGPISPVGVGAGLNLQVSTFQYLISSISVLSALMMS; from the exons ATGCAAGGGATGAAGCTTGGAAGGTGGCTCACAAGTGTTTTGTTCCTCATTGTTGCCACAGTGAACAATGCAGTAG GTGCATTTGTGGGGGTAAACATTGGCACTGGTGTTACTGATCTTCCATCTGCTTCAAATCTGGTTGCTATTCTGAAAGCACATCAAATTACACACGTGCGTCTGTATGATGCCAATGAGCACATGCTACAAGCACTTTCAAAAACTGGAATTGAAGTAATTGTCAGTGTCACAGATGAAGAGATTCTAGGCATTGGAAAATCTGCATCAGTTGCTGCAGCATGGATTAGTAACAATGTGGCTGCATACATGCCATTTACTAATATCACAGCAATATCAGTAGGTAGTGAGGTTCTCACCTCAGTCCCAAAAGTTGCATCTGTTCTTGTTCCTGCCATGAACCATCTGCACAAAGCACTTGTTGCTTCAAACCTTAACTTTAGGGTTAAGATTTCAACGCCACAGTCCATGGATATAATTTCCAGGCCTTTTCCTCCTTCCACGGCCACCTTTAACTCCTCATGGAACTCCACAATCTACCAGCTCCTTCAGTTTTTGCAGAACACAAATTCCTCTTACATGTTAAATGCCTACCCTTATTATGGATACACTAAAGGAGATGGCATTTTCCCTATTGAATATGCTCTGTTCAGACCCCTTTCTCCAGTGAAGCAAATTGTTGACCCAAACACACTGTTCCATTACAATAGCATGTTTGAGGCTATGGTGGATGCCACCTATTATGCCATAGAAGcctttaatttcaataatatacCAATTATTATCACAGAAACTGGTTGGCCTAGTTTTGGTGCAGTAAATGAACCAGATGCTACTGAAAAGAATGCTGAGAcctacaataataatttaattctgAGAGTACTTAATGGTTCAGGACCCCCTAGTCAGCCAAAGATAGCCCTTAATACCTACCTATATGAGTTATTTAATGAAGACAAGAGAAAAGGGCCTGTATCAGAAAAGAATTGGGGTGTTTTTTATGCTAATGGAAGTAGTGTTTATCCCTTGAGTTTTAGTGGTTCCAACCTGAGTAATGGAAATTCTCTAGGATCGTTTTGTGTGGCTAAAGATGATTCTGACACTGACAAATTGCAAGCTGGCTTGAGCTGGGCTTGTGGACAAGGCCAAGCTAACTGTGTTGCTATCCAACCAGGAAGACCATGCTATTCCCCCAATAACGTCAAAAGCCATGCTTCTTATGCTTATAATGATTATTATCAGAAAATGCATAATGCTGGTGGCACTTGTGACTTTGATGgtacagcaacaacaacaactgaGGATCCTA GTTATGGGTCCTGTATATATGCGGGAAG TGCTAACTCGAGCATTGGTGGAAGAAGTTCATCTTCTACAGCAATTGGACTTGGACCTATAAGTCCTGTTGGAGTTGGAGCTGGTTTGAACCTGCAAGTGTCCACCTTTCAGTATTTGATATCGTCTATTAGTGTTCTTTCTGCTTTAATGATGTCATGA
- the LOC114173907 gene encoding glucan endo-1,3-beta-glucosidase 4-like isoform X2, which translates to MKLGRWLTSVLFLIVATVNNAVGAFVGVNIGTGVTDLPSASNLVAILKAHQITHVRLYDANEHMLQALSKTGIEVIVSVTDEEILGIGKSASVAAAWISNNVAAYMPFTNITAISVGSEVLTSVPKVASVLVPAMNHLHKALVASNLNFRVKISTPQSMDIISRPFPPSTATFNSSWNSTIYQLLQFLQNTNSSYMLNAYPYYGYTKGDGIFPIEYALFRPLSPVKQIVDPNTLFHYNSMFEAMVDATYYAIEAFNFNNIPIIITETGWPSFGAVNEPDATEKNAETYNNNLILRVLNGSGPPSQPKIALNTYLYELFNEDKRKGPVSEKNWGVFYANGSSVYPLSFSGSNLSNGNSLGSFCVAKDDSDTDKLQAGLSWACGQGQANCVAIQPGRPCYSPNNVKSHASYAYNDYYQKMHNAGGTCDFDGTATTTTEDPSYGSCIYAGSANSSIGGRSSSSTAIGLGPISPVGVGAGLNLQVSTFQYLISSISVLSALMMS; encoded by the exons ATGAAGCTTGGAAGGTGGCTCACAAGTGTTTTGTTCCTCATTGTTGCCACAGTGAACAATGCAGTAG GTGCATTTGTGGGGGTAAACATTGGCACTGGTGTTACTGATCTTCCATCTGCTTCAAATCTGGTTGCTATTCTGAAAGCACATCAAATTACACACGTGCGTCTGTATGATGCCAATGAGCACATGCTACAAGCACTTTCAAAAACTGGAATTGAAGTAATTGTCAGTGTCACAGATGAAGAGATTCTAGGCATTGGAAAATCTGCATCAGTTGCTGCAGCATGGATTAGTAACAATGTGGCTGCATACATGCCATTTACTAATATCACAGCAATATCAGTAGGTAGTGAGGTTCTCACCTCAGTCCCAAAAGTTGCATCTGTTCTTGTTCCTGCCATGAACCATCTGCACAAAGCACTTGTTGCTTCAAACCTTAACTTTAGGGTTAAGATTTCAACGCCACAGTCCATGGATATAATTTCCAGGCCTTTTCCTCCTTCCACGGCCACCTTTAACTCCTCATGGAACTCCACAATCTACCAGCTCCTTCAGTTTTTGCAGAACACAAATTCCTCTTACATGTTAAATGCCTACCCTTATTATGGATACACTAAAGGAGATGGCATTTTCCCTATTGAATATGCTCTGTTCAGACCCCTTTCTCCAGTGAAGCAAATTGTTGACCCAAACACACTGTTCCATTACAATAGCATGTTTGAGGCTATGGTGGATGCCACCTATTATGCCATAGAAGcctttaatttcaataatatacCAATTATTATCACAGAAACTGGTTGGCCTAGTTTTGGTGCAGTAAATGAACCAGATGCTACTGAAAAGAATGCTGAGAcctacaataataatttaattctgAGAGTACTTAATGGTTCAGGACCCCCTAGTCAGCCAAAGATAGCCCTTAATACCTACCTATATGAGTTATTTAATGAAGACAAGAGAAAAGGGCCTGTATCAGAAAAGAATTGGGGTGTTTTTTATGCTAATGGAAGTAGTGTTTATCCCTTGAGTTTTAGTGGTTCCAACCTGAGTAATGGAAATTCTCTAGGATCGTTTTGTGTGGCTAAAGATGATTCTGACACTGACAAATTGCAAGCTGGCTTGAGCTGGGCTTGTGGACAAGGCCAAGCTAACTGTGTTGCTATCCAACCAGGAAGACCATGCTATTCCCCCAATAACGTCAAAAGCCATGCTTCTTATGCTTATAATGATTATTATCAGAAAATGCATAATGCTGGTGGCACTTGTGACTTTGATGgtacagcaacaacaacaactgaGGATCCTA GTTATGGGTCCTGTATATATGCGGGAAG TGCTAACTCGAGCATTGGTGGAAGAAGTTCATCTTCTACAGCAATTGGACTTGGACCTATAAGTCCTGTTGGAGTTGGAGCTGGTTTGAACCTGCAAGTGTCCACCTTTCAGTATTTGATATCGTCTATTAGTGTTCTTTCTGCTTTAATGATGTCATGA